ACTGTACAGGTTGATTTGTAAGCTAAGCGTATTGCCCTGGCGCAACAGTTCAACCCGCGGCAAAAAGAGATAGCTGGGGGATGCGCCTTGTGCGCGCTGAGACGTCTGGTTAAACGCATTCAATCCCCAGATACGCACGTTCCGAGCGCATTTTTGCCGCGTAAGGAACGCCTCAGCATCCTGAATGTGATGAAAACCGCACACGCGTCCGCAAACCGCCGCCTCTTCATTGTCCTGACGGTGCTGCCAGTAAAACTGTGGGTAAACGGGTTGCGTTGCCAGCCATGGCAATAACTCAGCCGCTTCGCTGATGACCAATGAATGCGTTATCTGCCTGAAACCCGCATTTATCGGCTGTGGCTTGCGCAACGCCTGCTGCACGTGACGCAACAAGTCGGAAAGTTGTCTCAACGTAACCCCGGTATCCTAACTTAAAGTACGGGATTATACGGAAAAAAAGGCGCGGAGGGTGAGAGGTTATCAGGATAAAAGGAGAATGGATCTTATCCCTGGTTTCGTTTTGTGCAGACGTCGCCTTTACCAGGCTCATCCTGCTTTACGAGGGATTATCGCTCATCTTTCGCACAACTCGCGTTAACTTATCCGATAATCCCCCGTTCTATGGCCTGAAAATGACGATCTCTTCGATTCAGCGCCGCAATTATGGTAGAAAGAATCCCCATTGCATCCATCAGGAATGTGTCGTTCAGGCCATGAGTACAACACTGAGTTCCGAGCAGGTCGTCAACCAACAACAACCCGGTAAAAAGGCTCAGACAGCAACGCGTATTACTTTTTTTATCGCGGGGTTTGCTATGGCTTCCTGGGCGCCGCTGGTGCCTTTCGTTAAAGATCGCCTGGCGGTCAGCGACGCCTCCTTAGGCATGCTGCTGCTTTCTCTCGGTATAGGTTCCCTACTGGCGATGCCATTCGCCGGTTTGTTGACCAGTAAGCTGGGATGCCGAACCGTCATATTATCGGCCGGCGCATTGCTTTGCCTGGTGCTGCCGATGCTGACGCAGGCGAATACGCTGCCGTTGATGGCCATTACCTTGCTGTTTTTCGGCGCGGCCATCGGCACGATTGATGTGTCGATGAATATTCAAGCCGTTATTGTTGAACAGGCCGGCGGCCGGGCGATGATGTCGGGATTTCACGGATTCTTCAGCGTTGGCGGTATCGCCGGCGCAGGCGGCGTCAGCGCCCTGCTGTGGTTGGGACTGTTCCCCGTCACGGCCATTCTGATTATTGTCGCCCTCTGCCTGATGTTGTTCTCTTTGGCGCAAAGCCATCTGTTGCGCACCACCAATCAGGTTGATAGAACCCCGTTATTTGTGATCCCTCGGGGTTGGATCATGTTTATTGGCCTGCTGTGTTTTATTATGTTTTTGGCCGAAGGCGCAATTCTGGACTGGAGCGCGCTGTTTTTAAACGCCGAACGCCGTCTGGACCATGCGCAAGCGGGTATCGGCTATGCCGCCTTTTCCGTCGCGATGACGCTGGGCCGGCTGAATGGCGATCGCATCGTCAATGCGCTGGGGCGCTATGCCATCCTTGCCGGCGGCAGCCTTTGCGCGGCGTTAGGCCTGCTGTTAACCATCAGCATCGACAGCGCGGTAACCTCTATTTTCGGCTTTGTCATGGTGGGAATTGGCGCATCAAACGTGGTGCCGATTCTTTTTAGCGCCGCGGGCAACCAAAAAGTCATGCCGGCGAATCTGGCTATCGCCTCAATCACCACCGTCGGTTACGCCGGTATTCTGATTGGTCCGACCCTGCTGGGTTTTATCGCGCAAATCAGCAGCCTGGCGGTGGCATTTGGCTGCGTCGCGCTATTGTTATTGATCGTCAGCATCAGTGCGCGTGCGGTTATTCGTTAATCAGGAGCATTAAGCAATGCCAGCAATAATAATGCGCTATTTCTCCCTGTTCATCATGCTGTTGCTTCTTACCACCGGCACGTTTAGCTACAATTACCTTTGCAACTGGCTAATGAATAAGAAGCATGCGTTAACGGATGTCGCTCAGGGCGTACAAAAGCGCATCGATACTTATCGTTTTTTCACCTACCAGATTTATGGCAGCCTGAACGGCGACCCACTGGCCAACGACACCAATATAAACGCCATCAGCCTGATGCCGGATGTCTTTTACGTAGAGAAAAGCGATCAAAAAACCGATGCCCTGATCTTCGGCCAACACGATGAATCGACGCTAAATTCCGTATACCGTATATCGCGTTATCTGGATATTCTGTGGGGCGCGGAAAACGATGTCTATACCATGTACTATCTTAACGGCATCGATAATAGTCTGACGATGATCTCAACCCAGACGTTGAAAGATATCTCATCCCAGTTTCGCGGCAGCTATATCACCGCGATAGCGGAAGCGCGCCGGACAGAAATGCTGCAACAGGCCAATGCCCTGGACGAACGTGAAAGTTTTTCTCCTATTCGTAAGCTGCGTTTTTATAACAACTACTATTTCACGCTGCGCACAACATTCAATCAGCCCGGCCATCTGGCCACCATTATCGCTTTCGACTTACCCATCAACGATTTGATCCCTCTTGATATGTCGCGGGAAAACTTCGTGTTGCGACAAGACACATCAGCCAGTATTGACGCCAATAGCGGCAATGAGGATATCTCGGTGGTACAGCTGAACGGATCGCTGATTGAGATATCTTCCCAGTTGATTAACGCACCGGTAAAAATCGTTTTTCAGGTTCCGATAAGGGTGCTGGTTCTCAATATGCTGAATAATAATATTTGGCTGCTATTGCTTAATCTGGCGCTGCTGCTTTTCGCCCTTTCCGGCTTTTATATTTTCCGCCGAAAATATATTCAACCCAATGAAGATGTCTCCCAGCAGTTGGCCGATCAGTTGGATATTTATGATGAAACGATAAGCCGAATTCCCATGGGCGTGCTGATTTATGATTTCAGCAGCAATAAGGTTGTCATACAGAACGCGCTGTCAGAAAGTTTATTACCCCATCTCAGTCTGCAGAAAATCACCAATATGGCCGATGAGCATCAGGGCATCGTTCAGGTTACGGTGAATAATGAAATGTATGAAATACGCCAGTTCCGTAGTCAATACTCGCCGGATTATTGTCTGTTTTTGCTGCGTGAACAGGATAAAGAGATTCTGGTCAACAAAAAACTCCAGCTGG
This window of the Brenneria goodwinii genome carries:
- a CDS encoding MFS transporter, with the translated sequence MSTTLSSEQVVNQQQPGKKAQTATRITFFIAGFAMASWAPLVPFVKDRLAVSDASLGMLLLSLGIGSLLAMPFAGLLTSKLGCRTVILSAGALLCLVLPMLTQANTLPLMAITLLFFGAAIGTIDVSMNIQAVIVEQAGGRAMMSGFHGFFSVGGIAGAGGVSALLWLGLFPVTAILIIVALCLMLFSLAQSHLLRTTNQVDRTPLFVIPRGWIMFIGLLCFIMFLAEGAILDWSALFLNAERRLDHAQAGIGYAAFSVAMTLGRLNGDRIVNALGRYAILAGGSLCAALGLLLTISIDSAVTSIFGFVMVGIGASNVVPILFSAAGNQKVMPANLAIASITTVGYAGILIGPTLLGFIAQISSLAVAFGCVALLLLIVSISARAVIR